In the genome of Kiritimatiellia bacterium, one region contains:
- the melA gene encoding alpha-galactosidase yields MAKITFIGAGSFGFTRNLVKDILTFPLLRGSTLVLMDIDRERLAFIKKAVERIVMEGKYPAKVVTTTNRRAALEGADAVICTILAGGVDVWQHDILIPKKFGVDMNVGDTRSVAGVFRALRTIPVMLGIGRDMEELCPDAILLNYTNPMAMLCRALQRETKIKVTGLCHSVQGTARDLAGWIKAPMDEITYLCAGINHQSWFLKFERNRRDAYPLLRRAMKDKKIRNAEQVRNEMFLQLGYYVTESSGHNSEYNWWFRKRPDLIKKYCTRGTAWNPGHYAFILRHYRRQGKNWKQEIIKKWLNNSKPLDLKRGLEYAASIINAYMGGETFEFNGNVPNTGIIPNLPQNVCVEVPVFANRRGFNPAYVGPLPPQCAALNNASIAVEEMAVEAAITGDPRLVFHAVAYDPLSAAVLSLEEIREMTQAMLIRNRPYLPQFRNIRIK; encoded by the coding sequence ATGGCCAAAATAACGTTTATCGGAGCGGGCAGTTTCGGGTTCACGCGCAATCTGGTGAAGGATATCCTGACCTTTCCCCTCCTGCGCGGTTCAACCCTGGTTTTAATGGATATTGACCGGGAACGGCTTGCCTTCATAAAAAAGGCCGTGGAAAGAATTGTCATGGAAGGCAAATACCCGGCCAAAGTTGTTACGACCACGAACCGGCGCGCGGCGCTGGAGGGGGCGGACGCGGTTATCTGCACGATTCTGGCCGGGGGCGTGGACGTCTGGCAGCATGACATTCTTATTCCGAAAAAATTCGGCGTTGATATGAATGTCGGCGATACGCGCAGCGTGGCGGGTGTTTTCCGCGCCCTGCGCACGATTCCGGTCATGCTCGGTATCGGCCGCGACATGGAAGAGCTTTGTCCCGACGCGATCCTGCTGAATTACACCAATCCCATGGCCATGCTCTGCCGCGCTTTGCAGAGGGAGACCAAAATAAAGGTTACCGGTCTGTGCCACAGCGTGCAGGGCACGGCCCGCGACCTTGCGGGCTGGATCAAGGCGCCCATGGACGAAATCACCTATCTCTGCGCGGGGATCAATCATCAATCCTGGTTCCTTAAATTTGAACGGAACCGCCGGGACGCCTATCCCCTCTTGCGCCGGGCAATGAAGGATAAAAAAATCCGCAACGCGGAACAGGTGCGCAATGAAATGTTTTTACAGCTCGGTTATTATGTTACCGAGTCAAGCGGGCACAACTCGGAATACAACTGGTGGTTCCGCAAGCGGCCCGACCTGATTAAAAAATACTGCACCCGCGGAACGGCCTGGAATCCTGGTCATTACGCCTTCATTCTGCGTCATTACCGCCGGCAGGGGAAAAACTGGAAACAGGAAATAATAAAAAAATGGCTGAACAATTCCAAGCCGTTGGATCTGAAGAGGGGATTGGAATACGCCGCCAGCATCATCAACGCTTATATGGGCGGGGAAACCTTTGAGTTTAACGGCAATGTTCCGAATACCGGAATTATTCCGAATCTTCCCCAAAACGTTTGTGTGGAAGTGCCGGTTTTTGCCAACCGGCGCGGGTTTAATCCGGCTTATGTCGGTCCGCTGCCGCCGCAATGCGCGGCCCTCAACAACGCCAGCATCGCGGTGGAGGAAATGGCCGTGGAAGCGGCCATCACCGGAGACCCCCGCCTTGTGTTTCATGCCGTTGCCTATGACCCGCTTTCGGCCGCCGTGCTTTCCCTGGAGGAAATCAGGGAAATGACGCAGGCCATGCTGATACGCAACCGGCCCTATTTGCCGCAGTTCAGGAATATCAGGATCAAATGA
- a CDS encoding sulfide/dihydroorotate dehydrogenase-like FAD/NAD-binding protein codes for MHRIISKKQLSADVFMMRIEAPLIASERRPGQFIILQLDTDYGERIPLTIADADPREGSISIIFQVVGGTTRRLAALKEGASIENMAGPLGRPTHIEKFGTVVCVGGGIGAAPLYPIVQGMKRAGNRLVVILGARNKSLLILEDEMRALSDELIVCTDDGSYGRKALVTEPLKEICAAEKKPDLAVAIGPPIMMKFCAETTRPFAVPTVVSLNTIMVDGTGMCGGCRVTVGGKTKFVCVDGPEFDGHQVDFDNMMKRLKAYKGQEDHAREQCRLEGEIAKQAQREKGT; via the coding sequence TTGCACAGAATTATTTCAAAAAAACAGCTGTCGGCCGATGTCTTCATGATGCGCATAGAAGCGCCGCTCATTGCCTCCGAGCGGCGGCCGGGGCAGTTTATCATCCTTCAGCTTGACACCGACTACGGCGAGCGCATTCCGCTGACCATCGCCGACGCCGACCCGCGGGAAGGCTCCATTTCCATAATTTTCCAGGTGGTGGGCGGCACAACCCGCCGTCTGGCCGCGCTCAAGGAAGGCGCATCCATTGAAAACATGGCCGGACCGCTCGGCCGGCCGACCCATATTGAAAAATTCGGGACCGTGGTCTGCGTCGGCGGCGGCATCGGCGCGGCGCCGCTTTACCCGATCGTGCAGGGCATGAAGCGCGCCGGCAACCGGCTGGTCGTCATCCTGGGCGCCCGCAATAAATCCCTGCTTATTCTGGAAGATGAAATGCGCGCCCTCTCCGATGAATTGATCGTTTGCACCGACGACGGTTCCTATGGCCGCAAGGCGCTGGTAACCGAGCCGCTCAAGGAAATCTGTGCTGCGGAAAAAAAGCCGGATCTGGCCGTGGCTATCGGCCCGCCGATCATGATGAAATTCTGCGCGGAAACCACCCGGCCTTTCGCCGTGCCGACGGTTGTTTCGCTGAACACGATCATGGTGGATGGCACCGGGATGTGCGGCGGATGCCGTGTAACGGTCGGCGGTAAAACAAAATTTGTCTGCGTGGACGGCCCTGAATTTGACGGGCATCAGGTTGATTTTGATAACATGATGAAAAGGCTGAAAGCTTATAAGGGCCAGGAAGACCATGCCCGCGAGCAGTGCCGGCTGGAGGGGGAAATTGCAAAGCAGGCACAAAGGGAGAAAGGCACATAG
- the recJ gene encoding single-stranded-DNA-specific exonuclease RecJ, protein MKIWQTKPSDENFARRLADDLHLPALLARVLGGYGFSNVGEVARFLAPQLREVSDPFLIPGMEAASARIWRAVENKESILVYGDYDVDGIAGAALLAQVLRRLGAGALTVCLPDRLEEGYGLSPAALQRGFKRGKPDLIITVDCGITAAEPAEFIRAAGIELVITDHHEPGNVMPAAAAIVNPKLGGPEHLKMLAGVGVVFKLCHAMLKHGKKNKLPAAEIDLREHLDLVALGTVADIVPLLNENRIFVRRGLEQLNASNAPGWRALKEVAALKNRLDAYHLAFCIAPRLNAAGRLDTAETALELFLTGDENRARAIARSLDEANRARQKIEAEILEAATAEIDGYFKPDVHYGLAVGRRGWHVGVIGIVASRLSKRYHRPVVAIGFDEHGSGRGSGRSIAAYNILDGLNACRGLLKACGGHAMAAGLEIEEKNYQKFREDFNRAAEKTLKHKDLRPIQTINAWIKLNDISNENFKALELLAPFGQDNPRPVFAARGVKIAGKPRIVGRKHLRFNISDGRSTAGAIAFNRAEGAAETAARNITESLLDVAFQIRKNSFNGSENLELNVLDWRRTPPDGDPGLI, encoded by the coding sequence TTGAAAATATGGCAGACCAAACCATCCGATGAAAATTTTGCGCGCCGCCTGGCGGACGACCTGCATCTCCCCGCGCTCCTGGCGCGCGTCCTGGGCGGTTACGGTTTCAGCAACGTCGGGGAAGTCGCCCGTTTTCTGGCGCCCCAACTGAGAGAAGTTTCCGATCCCTTCCTTATCCCCGGCATGGAAGCCGCCTCCGCCAGAATCTGGCGGGCCGTTGAAAACAAGGAAAGCATCCTGGTCTACGGCGATTACGACGTGGACGGCATCGCCGGCGCGGCGCTGCTCGCGCAGGTCCTGCGCCGGCTGGGAGCCGGGGCCCTTACCGTCTGTTTGCCGGACCGGCTTGAAGAAGGCTACGGTTTAAGCCCGGCGGCCCTGCAAAGGGGGTTCAAACGGGGCAAACCGGACCTGATCATCACCGTTGACTGCGGCATAACGGCGGCGGAACCGGCCGAATTCATCAGGGCCGCCGGCATTGAGCTTGTCATTACCGACCATCACGAGCCCGGGAATGTTATGCCCGCGGCCGCGGCAATCGTCAATCCCAAACTGGGCGGACCGGAACATTTAAAAATGCTGGCCGGAGTCGGGGTGGTTTTCAAGCTCTGCCATGCCATGCTGAAACACGGAAAAAAGAACAAACTCCCGGCGGCGGAAATTGACCTGAGAGAGCACCTGGACCTGGTGGCGCTCGGCACGGTGGCCGATATCGTGCCCCTGCTCAACGAAAACCGCATCTTTGTCCGCCGCGGCCTTGAGCAACTGAACGCATCCAATGCGCCCGGCTGGCGCGCGCTGAAAGAAGTCGCCGCGCTGAAAAACCGTCTGGATGCTTATCACCTCGCCTTCTGCATCGCGCCGCGCTTGAATGCCGCCGGAAGGCTGGACACGGCCGAAACGGCCCTGGAGCTTTTCCTGACCGGGGACGAAAACCGCGCCCGCGCAATCGCCAGAAGCCTTGACGAGGCCAACCGCGCGCGGCAAAAGATTGAGGCGGAAATCCTGGAGGCCGCCACCGCGGAAATTGACGGTTATTTCAAGCCGGATGTCCATTACGGACTTGCCGTCGGACGGCGCGGATGGCACGTCGGCGTCATCGGCATCGTGGCCTCGCGGCTGTCCAAACGTTATCACCGGCCGGTGGTTGCGATCGGATTTGACGAACACGGCTCCGGACGCGGCTCCGGAAGAAGCATCGCGGCCTACAATATTCTGGACGGACTAAACGCCTGCCGGGGATTGCTGAAGGCCTGCGGCGGACACGCCATGGCGGCCGGATTGGAAATAGAGGAAAAAAATTATCAGAAGTTCCGCGAAGATTTCAACCGGGCGGCCGAAAAAACACTGAAACACAAGGATTTGAGGCCAATCCAGACGATCAACGCCTGGATTAAACTCAATGACATTTCCAATGAAAATTTCAAAGCGCTGGAACTGCTGGCGCCTTTCGGCCAGGATAATCCCAGGCCGGTTTTCGCCGCGCGCGGCGTGAAAATCGCCGGCAAGCCGCGCATTGTGGGCCGGAAACATTTGCGTTTCAATATTTCCGACGGCCGGTCAACAGCGGGCGCCATTGCCTTTAACCGCGCGGAAGGCGCGGCCGAAACGGCGGCGCGGAATATCACGGAAAGCTTGCTAGATGTTGCCTTTCAGATCAGGAAAAACTCCTTTAACGGATCCGAAAACCTGGAATTGAACGTGCTGGACTGGCGCCGGACGCCGCCGGACGGCGATCCCGGCCTCATTTGA
- a CDS encoding AraC family transcriptional regulator — protein sequence MTNKKQPPFTGGAQPCDGCLIDRKKPASSKLWMTQFQTAQPMAAFPQLLYICAERIADPSYRYEGRFRKSEGHCLFKFTLAGEGRFRSGKKTYRLPAGRGFLCEVNDPATAYYYPEDGREPWEFVYLCFAGPAGISMTREFARKYGHVFQLPPETGYIPEIMAWQRYDRRAVRIMPAEGARIVAGLFAVLAQGRAGADKKDEAGFVLAREAQRLIQKNLQQFCNVKLLSARLGVSREHLSRVFRKETGQAPYRYIQRQKMLAACRLLKETRLTQKEIAFKMGYNVPAHFTRAFRRVMHLPPRRFRAVGMIPVQ from the coding sequence GTGACAAACAAAAAGCAACCCCCCTTCACTGGCGGCGCTCAGCCCTGCGACGGCTGTCTGATAGACCGCAAAAAACCCGCTTCATCCAAATTATGGATGACGCAATTCCAGACGGCGCAGCCCATGGCGGCTTTCCCGCAGCTGCTCTACATCTGCGCGGAACGCATTGCCGATCCAAGCTACCGGTATGAAGGCCGCTTCCGGAAATCGGAAGGGCATTGTCTCTTCAAATTCACGCTGGCGGGTGAGGGGCGGTTCCGTTCCGGCAAAAAAACATATCGCCTGCCGGCCGGGCGCGGATTCCTTTGCGAAGTCAACGACCCGGCCACGGCCTATTATTATCCTGAAGACGGGCGGGAGCCGTGGGAGTTTGTGTATCTCTGTTTTGCCGGGCCGGCCGGGATTTCCATGACCCGCGAATTCGCGCGCAAATACGGACATGTTTTTCAACTGCCGCCGGAAACCGGTTATATTCCGGAAATCATGGCCTGGCAAAGATACGACCGGCGGGCCGTGCGGATTATGCCGGCCGAGGGCGCCAGAATTGTTGCCGGTCTTTTCGCGGTTCTCGCGCAGGGCCGTGCCGGCGCGGACAAGAAAGATGAGGCCGGTTTTGTCCTAGCGCGGGAGGCGCAGCGTTTGATTCAAAAAAATCTCCAGCAATTCTGCAACGTGAAACTGCTGTCAGCCCGGCTGGGAGTATCGCGCGAACATTTAAGCCGGGTGTTCAGGAAAGAAACCGGGCAGGCGCCTTACCGGTATATCCAACGGCAGAAAATGCTCGCCGCCTGCCGCCTGCTCAAGGAAACGCGGCTGACGCAGAAAGAAATTGCCTTCAAAATGGGCTACAACGTGCCGGCGCATTTCACGCGCGCCTTCAGGCGGGTGATGCATTTGCCCCCGCGCAGGTTCAGGGCCGTGGGCATGATTCCGGTCCAATAG
- the gltA gene encoding NADPH-dependent glutamate synthase, with protein MNLHATKEELAEEARKKLEEIAGLPQPLKAKDRLQIPAQEMPSQPPVERRANVREVALGYSPEQAKLEAMRCLQCKNAPCVAGCPVGINIPGFINAIAREDFRQAISIIKQNSLLPAVCGRVCPQETQCQLPCTVGKSLKDVNKAVAIGRLERFAADWEREQGKTAPPRVKPATGRKAAVIGSGPAGITVAADVRRAGHAVTMFEAFHKTGGVLVYGIPEFRLPKQIVQLEIDTLKAMGVEIKTNFVVGRTRHLLDLMKKDGFEAVFIGTGAGLPKFMNIDGENLVGVFSANEYLTRANLMKAYDREHAQTPIYRSRKVAVLGGGNVAMDSARMAVRLGAEEVHLVYRRTEVEMPARVEEVAHAKEEGVIFHILQNAKRIIGDEDGRVKAMECLKYQLGEPDESGRRRPVEIKGSEFIMDVDTVICAIGNESNPLIKQTTEGLSTTKRGNIIVDENGKTSLEGVYAGGDIVLGSATVILAMGEGRRAAAAINKLLA; from the coding sequence TTGAATTTACATGCCACCAAAGAAGAACTGGCCGAAGAGGCGCGAAAAAAACTTGAGGAAATTGCGGGGCTTCCCCAGCCGCTCAAGGCAAAAGACCGCCTGCAGATTCCGGCGCAGGAAATGCCCAGCCAGCCCCCCGTTGAGCGCCGGGCTAATGTGCGCGAGGTGGCGCTCGGCTATTCGCCCGAGCAGGCAAAGCTTGAGGCCATGCGCTGTCTGCAGTGTAAGAACGCGCCTTGCGTTGCGGGTTGCCCGGTGGGCATAAATATTCCCGGCTTTATCAACGCCATTGCCCGGGAAGATTTTCGGCAGGCGATTAGCATCATAAAGCAGAACAGCCTGCTCCCCGCCGTCTGCGGCCGGGTTTGCCCCCAGGAAACGCAATGTCAATTGCCGTGCACCGTCGGCAAATCCCTGAAGGACGTCAACAAGGCCGTGGCCATCGGCCGGCTGGAAAGGTTTGCGGCCGACTGGGAACGCGAACAGGGTAAAACCGCGCCGCCGCGGGTGAAACCCGCCACCGGACGGAAAGCGGCCGTGATCGGGAGCGGCCCGGCCGGCATCACGGTCGCCGCCGATGTCCGCCGCGCGGGCCATGCCGTCACCATGTTTGAAGCTTTCCACAAGACCGGCGGCGTGCTCGTTTACGGCATCCCCGAGTTCCGTCTGCCGAAACAGATCGTCCAGCTTGAAATTGATACCTTGAAAGCCATGGGGGTGGAAATCAAAACCAATTTCGTCGTCGGCCGGACGCGCCACCTGCTTGACCTCATGAAAAAGGACGGTTTTGAGGCGGTCTTTATCGGCACGGGCGCCGGCCTGCCGAAATTCATGAATATTGACGGCGAAAACCTGGTGGGCGTTTTTTCGGCCAACGAATATCTGACCCGCGCCAATCTGATGAAGGCCTACGACCGCGAACACGCGCAGACGCCGATTTATCGCTCGCGCAAGGTGGCGGTCCTGGGCGGAGGGAACGTCGCCATGGATTCGGCCAGAATGGCCGTGCGCCTCGGCGCGGAGGAAGTGCATCTCGTCTACCGCCGCACCGAAGTTGAAATGCCGGCCCGGGTGGAGGAGGTGGCGCACGCCAAGGAGGAGGGCGTGATATTTCATATTCTGCAGAACGCCAAGCGCATTATCGGAGATGAAGACGGCCGGGTAAAGGCGATGGAATGCCTTAAATATCAGCTTGGCGAGCCGGATGAATCCGGCCGCCGCCGGCCGGTTGAAATAAAAGGCAGCGAGTTCATCATGGATGTTGACACGGTCATCTGCGCCATCGGCAATGAATCAAATCCGCTCATTAAACAGACCACGGAAGGGCTTTCCACCACCAAGCGGGGCAATATCATCGTGGATGAAAACGGGAAAACGTCGCTGGAGGGCGTGTATGCCGGCGGCGATATTGTCCTGGGCTCGGCGACCGTGATCCTGGCCATGGGCGAAGGCCGGCGCGCCGCGGCGGCGATTAACAAATTGCTTGCATAA